In Streptomyces sp. NBC_01717, one DNA window encodes the following:
- a CDS encoding helix-turn-helix domain-containing protein, whose amino-acid sequence MPITVDIDVMLARRKMSVGELADRVGITPANLAVLKNGRAKAVRFATLAALCEVLKCQPGDLLRWEAEDAAGA is encoded by the coding sequence ATGCCGATCACCGTCGACATCGACGTGATGCTGGCCAGGCGGAAGATGTCCGTGGGCGAGCTCGCGGATCGCGTAGGGATCACGCCCGCCAACCTGGCGGTACTCAAGAACGGCCGCGCCAAGGCGGTGCGCTTCGCGACGCTCGCCGCACTCTGCGAGGTGCTCAAGTGCCAGCCGGGCGACCTGCTGCGCTGGGAGGCCGAGGACGCCGCGGGCGCATGA
- a CDS encoding DUF2975 domain-containing protein encodes MGNLAVRALRAVLVVVLAGTVFVQAGMVWALVSGSDPEDGSLPLTPLRVITILGMMSAQVALVCVWRLVTMVRRGTVFSHAAFRYVDVMIGAIVAAALVWFAVTALNAPGQREDPGVTVIMGGVGVAILGVALMVLVLRMLLAQAVARDVEAAQMQAELDEVI; translated from the coding sequence ATGGGAAACCTGGCAGTGCGTGCGCTGCGCGCCGTGCTCGTGGTGGTGCTCGCCGGCACCGTGTTCGTACAGGCAGGAATGGTGTGGGCATTGGTCAGCGGGAGCGACCCGGAGGACGGGTCGCTCCCGCTGACCCCGCTGCGCGTGATCACGATCCTGGGCATGATGTCGGCCCAGGTCGCCCTGGTCTGCGTGTGGCGGCTGGTGACGATGGTGCGACGCGGAACCGTGTTCTCCCACGCCGCCTTCCGGTACGTGGACGTCATGATCGGCGCGATCGTGGCGGCCGCTCTCGTGTGGTTCGCGGTCACGGCCCTCAACGCTCCGGGCCAGCGGGAAGACCCGGGCGTCACCGTCATCATGGGCGGGGTCGGCGTGGCCATCCTGGGGGTCGCGCTCATGGTGCTCGTACTACGGATGCTGCTCGCCCAGGCCGTCGCGCGCGATGTCGAAGCGGCGCAGATGCAGGCCGAGTTGGACGAGGTGATCTGA
- a CDS encoding dolichyl-phosphate-mannose--protein mannosyltransferase produces the protein MTSTAPEAQQGQDAGEQHGEKPPSWQQRLRRFGHSPRPGIGLRERLVPPYNRPGPQLWAVLGVSPPTAERLVRWSAWGGPLLVTLVAGVLRFWHLGSPKAVIFDETYYAKDSWALIKQGYEGSWPKDVDKSILADPSLVTVPTAPGYVVHPPVGKWIIGFGEQLFGFTPFGWRFMVAVLGTLSVLMLCRIGRRLFRSTFLGCLAGALLAVDGLHFVMSRTALLDLVLMFFVVAAFGCLLIDRDWARRRLAAALPVDAEGVLRPDARIAETLRLGWRPWRIAAGLSLGLAFGTKWNGLYILVAFGLLTVLWDVGARRTAGAIQPYRAVILRDLVPAFVSTVPVAILTYIASWTGWIIRNDPDHHGYYRDWATTDGKGGSWTWLPDWLRSLWHYEYQVYEFHVNLTSGHTYQSNPWSWIVLGRPVSYFYEEQNGCTASETGKCAREVLAIGTPLLWWAACFALVYVLWRWLFRRDWRAGAIACGVAAGWVPWFLYQERTIFLFYAVVFVPFLCLAVAMMIGAMIGPAAGTGARRELGLVTGDPSGERRRTLGAVAAGVLVLLIIWNFIYFWPLYTGMSIPENSWRNRMWLDTWI, from the coding sequence GTGACGAGTACTGCGCCCGAAGCCCAGCAGGGTCAAGACGCCGGGGAACAGCACGGCGAAAAGCCGCCTTCCTGGCAGCAGCGGCTGCGCCGCTTCGGCCATTCGCCGCGGCCCGGTATCGGGCTGCGGGAACGGCTGGTCCCGCCGTACAACCGGCCGGGACCGCAGTTGTGGGCGGTGCTGGGAGTGTCGCCGCCGACCGCCGAGCGGCTGGTGCGGTGGTCGGCCTGGGGCGGGCCACTGCTGGTGACGCTGGTCGCGGGGGTGCTGCGGTTCTGGCATCTGGGCAGCCCGAAGGCGGTGATATTCGACGAGACGTACTACGCCAAGGACTCCTGGGCGCTGATCAAGCAGGGGTACGAGGGGTCCTGGCCGAAGGACGTCGACAAGTCGATCCTGGCCGATCCTTCGCTGGTGACGGTGCCGACGGCGCCCGGCTATGTGGTGCATCCGCCGGTCGGGAAGTGGATCATCGGGTTCGGCGAGCAGCTCTTCGGGTTCACGCCGTTCGGCTGGCGGTTCATGGTGGCGGTGCTCGGCACGCTGTCGGTGCTGATGCTGTGCCGGATCGGGCGGCGGCTGTTCCGCTCGACGTTCCTGGGGTGTCTGGCGGGCGCGCTGCTCGCCGTCGACGGGCTGCACTTCGTGATGAGCCGCACCGCACTGCTCGACCTGGTACTGATGTTCTTCGTGGTGGCGGCGTTCGGCTGTCTGCTGATCGACCGGGACTGGGCGCGGCGCAGGCTCGCCGCGGCACTGCCGGTCGACGCGGAGGGGGTGCTGCGCCCGGACGCGCGGATCGCCGAGACGCTGCGGCTGGGGTGGCGGCCGTGGCGGATCGCGGCCGGGCTCTCCCTGGGGCTGGCGTTCGGCACGAAGTGGAACGGGCTGTACATCCTGGTCGCGTTCGGTCTGTTGACGGTGCTGTGGGACGTCGGCGCGCGCCGGACGGCGGGTGCGATCCAGCCGTACCGGGCGGTGATCCTGCGGGATCTGGTGCCCGCGTTCGTCTCGACCGTGCCGGTCGCGATCCTGACGTACATCGCTTCGTGGACCGGCTGGATCATCAGGAACGATCCCGACCACCACGGCTACTACCGGGACTGGGCCACCACCGACGGCAAGGGCGGCAGTTGGACCTGGCTGCCGGACTGGCTGCGCAGCCTGTGGCACTACGAGTACCAGGTCTACGAGTTCCATGTGAACCTGACGTCCGGCCACACGTACCAGTCGAACCCCTGGAGCTGGATCGTCCTGGGCCGCCCCGTCTCGTACTTCTACGAGGAGCAGAACGGCTGCACGGCCTCGGAGACCGGCAAGTGCGCCCGTGAGGTGCTGGCGATCGGCACACCGCTGCTGTGGTGGGCCGCGTGCTTCGCCCTGGTGTACGTCCTGTGGCGGTGGCTCTTCCGGCGCGACTGGCGGGCGGGCGCGATCGCCTGCGGTGTGGCGGCGGGCTGGGTGCCGTGGTTCCTCTACCAGGAACGGACGATCTTCCTGTTCTACGCGGTCGTGTTCGTGCCGTTCCTCTGTCTCGCGGTGGCGATGATGATCGGCGCGATGATCGGGCCCGCGGCGGGCACCGGGGCCAGGCGGGAACTGGGCCTGGTGACGGGCGATCCGTCCGGTGAACGGCGGCGGACATTGGGGGCGGTCGCGGCCGGCGTACTCGTCCTGCTGATCATCTGGAACTTCATCTATTTCTGGCCGCTGTACACGGGCATGTCCATTCCGGAGAATTCCTGGCGCAACCGCATGTGGCTGGATACCTGGATTTAG
- the rsmI gene encoding 16S rRNA (cytidine(1402)-2'-O)-methyltransferase gives MADVTGTTGTLVLAGTPIGDVADAPPRLAAELETADVVAAEDTRRLRRLTQALGIHTTGRVVSYFEGNESARTPELVEALTGGARVLLVTDAGMPSVSDPGYRLVAAAVEKGIKVTAVPGPSAVLTALALSGLPVDRFCFEGFLPRKAGERLGRLREVADERRTMVFFEAPHRLDDTLAAMAEVFGGDRRAAVCRELTKTYEEVKRGPLAELAVWAAEGVRGEITVVVEGAADVAEELDAAELVRRVRVREEAGERRKEAIAAVAAAAGLPKREVFDAVVAAKNASRTGPADGKGLS, from the coding sequence ATGGCTGATGTGACTGGAACGACTGGAACGCTGGTACTCGCAGGGACCCCCATCGGCGATGTGGCGGACGCCCCGCCACGGCTCGCCGCAGAACTGGAGACGGCGGACGTCGTCGCCGCCGAGGACACCCGCCGGCTGCGCCGGCTGACGCAGGCGCTCGGCATCCACACCACGGGGCGTGTGGTCTCCTACTTCGAGGGCAACGAGTCGGCGCGTACGCCCGAACTCGTCGAGGCGCTGACCGGTGGCGCCCGGGTCCTGCTCGTCACGGACGCCGGGATGCCGTCCGTCTCCGACCCCGGCTACCGGCTCGTCGCCGCAGCGGTGGAGAAGGGCATCAAGGTCACCGCGGTCCCCGGCCCGTCCGCCGTGCTCACCGCGCTCGCCCTGTCCGGTCTGCCTGTCGACCGGTTCTGCTTCGAGGGCTTCCTGCCGCGCAAGGCGGGCGAACGGCTCGGCCGGCTCCGTGAGGTCGCCGACGAGCGCCGCACCATGGTCTTCTTCGAGGCCCCGCACCGGCTCGACGACACCCTCGCCGCGATGGCCGAGGTGTTCGGCGGCGACCGCAGGGCCGCCGTGTGCCGGGAGCTGACCAAGACGTACGAGGAAGTGAAGCGCGGCCCGCTGGCCGAACTGGCGGTCTGGGCGGCCGAAGGCGTACGCGGCGAGATCACCGTCGTCGTCGAGGGTGCGGCGGATGTGGCCGAAGAGCTGGACGCCGCCGAGCTGGTACGCAGGGTGCGGGTGCGCGAGGAGGCGGGGGAGCGGCGCAAGGAGGCGATCGCCGCTGTCGCCGCGGCTGCGGGGCTGCCCAAACGCGAGGTCTTCGATGCGGTCGTCGCCGCAAAGAACGCGTCGCGGACCGGCCCTGCGGACGGCAAAGGACTGTCGTAA
- a CDS encoding TatD family hydrolase has translation MSRTEAPPLPEPLRVPVADSHTHLDMQDATVEEGLARAAAVNVTTVIQVGCDVRGSRWAAETAAAHAGVYAAVALHPNEAPRIVHGDPDGWSRQEAREPGGKAALDEALAEIDKLAALDRVRGVGETGLDHFRTGPEGMAAQEESFRAHIEIAKRHGKALVIHDREAHADVLRVLADAGAPERTVFHCYSGDAEMARICADAGYFMSFAGNVTFKNAQPLRDALAVAPIELVLVETDAPFLTPAPYRGRPNAPYLIPVTLRAMAEVKGVDEDTLASAINDNTARAFDY, from the coding sequence ATGAGCCGTACGGAAGCCCCGCCACTGCCCGAACCCCTGCGGGTACCGGTCGCCGATTCGCACACCCATCTGGACATGCAGGACGCCACCGTCGAGGAAGGCCTGGCCAGGGCCGCGGCGGTCAACGTCACCACCGTGATCCAGGTGGGCTGCGACGTGCGGGGCTCGCGCTGGGCCGCCGAGACCGCGGCCGCGCACGCAGGTGTGTACGCGGCGGTGGCCCTGCACCCCAACGAGGCGCCGCGCATCGTCCACGGCGACCCGGACGGCTGGTCCCGCCAGGAGGCGCGGGAGCCGGGCGGGAAGGCCGCCCTCGACGAGGCCCTTGCCGAGATCGACAAGCTGGCCGCCCTCGACCGGGTGCGCGGCGTCGGCGAGACCGGCCTCGACCACTTCCGTACGGGCCCCGAGGGCATGGCCGCCCAGGAGGAGTCCTTCCGGGCCCATATCGAGATCGCCAAACGGCACGGCAAGGCGCTAGTCATCCACGACCGCGAGGCGCACGCCGATGTGCTGCGCGTGCTCGCCGACGCGGGCGCCCCCGAACGGACCGTGTTCCACTGCTACTCAGGGGACGCCGAGATGGCCCGGATCTGCGCCGACGCCGGGTACTTCATGTCCTTCGCGGGCAACGTGACGTTCAAGAACGCCCAGCCGCTGAGGGACGCTCTGGCCGTCGCGCCGATCGAACTGGTCCTGGTCGAGACGGACGCGCCGTTCCTCACCCCCGCCCCGTATCGCGGCCGGCCCAACGCGCCGTATCTCATTCCCGTCACGCTCCGTGCGATGGCGGAGGTGAAGGGGGTCGACGAGGACACCCTGGCGTCGGCGATCAACGACAACACGGCTCGCGCGTTCGATTACTGA
- a CDS encoding ubiquitin-like domain-containing protein, translating into MATPPTAPAPLPFHEEQALVALWPVHDPTVVDTPAAPPAGPRTGGRADARRAAHRRKSPARPENLRRLVPQALVVAFLAGGTTAFVAHDKAVRLTVDGEPRTLHTFADDIDELLDDEGIAVGAHDVVTPAPVGDLDDGDEITVRHGRPMTLTLDGVQRRVWTTAGSVDGALRQLGVRAEGAYLSVARSSSIGRTGLALDVRTERTVTFMADGRERTVRTNAATVREAVAEAGITLHGEDTTSVDPHSFPRDGQTVSVMRITDSREVHEEPVPYAEQRSEDDSIRAGTEVVEREGRPGVRRITYGVRTVNGVRQRPRALDAEVVRTPVDRIVKVGTGARPRSVAGAGGLNWAGLASCESGGRPRAVDASGTYGGLYQFDARTWHSLGGSGRPQDAPASEQTFRAKKLYLQRGASPWPHCGRRLTG; encoded by the coding sequence GTGGCGACACCGCCGACCGCTCCCGCGCCCCTGCCGTTCCACGAGGAGCAGGCGCTCGTCGCCCTCTGGCCGGTCCACGATCCGACCGTCGTCGACACGCCTGCGGCGCCGCCCGCCGGCCCCCGCACCGGCGGCCGGGCCGATGCCCGGCGGGCCGCGCACCGCCGCAAGAGCCCCGCACGTCCGGAGAACCTGCGCCGCCTCGTCCCGCAGGCCCTGGTCGTCGCCTTCCTGGCCGGCGGCACCACCGCGTTCGTCGCCCACGACAAAGCGGTGCGGCTCACCGTCGACGGGGAGCCGCGCACCCTGCACACCTTCGCGGACGACATCGACGAACTCCTCGACGACGAGGGCATCGCCGTCGGCGCCCACGACGTCGTCACCCCGGCCCCCGTCGGCGACCTCGACGACGGCGACGAGATCACCGTCCGCCACGGGCGCCCCATGACCCTCACCCTCGACGGGGTGCAGCGCCGGGTGTGGACCACCGCAGGCTCGGTCGACGGCGCCCTGCGCCAGCTCGGGGTGCGCGCCGAGGGGGCGTACCTCTCCGTCGCCCGCTCCTCCTCGATCGGCCGCACCGGGCTCGCCCTGGACGTCCGTACCGAACGCACCGTGACCTTCATGGCCGACGGCCGGGAGCGCACCGTCCGCACCAACGCCGCGACCGTCCGCGAGGCCGTCGCCGAGGCGGGCATCACCCTGCACGGCGAGGACACCACCTCCGTGGACCCGCACAGCTTCCCGCGCGACGGCCAGACGGTCTCCGTGATGCGGATCACCGACTCCCGCGAGGTGCACGAGGAGCCCGTCCCGTACGCCGAACAACGGTCCGAGGACGATTCGATCCGCGCCGGTACGGAGGTCGTCGAGCGCGAGGGCAGGCCGGGCGTCCGCCGGATCACGTACGGGGTGCGGACCGTCAACGGCGTCCGGCAGCGGCCGCGGGCGCTGGACGCCGAAGTCGTCCGCACGCCGGTCGACCGGATCGTGAAGGTCGGCACCGGAGCCCGCCCGCGGTCCGTGGCGGGCGCGGGCGGGCTGAACTGGGCCGGCCTCGCGTCCTGCGAGTCCGGCGGCCGGCCTCGCGCGGTCGACGCCAGCGGCACGTACGGCGGGCTGTACCAGTTCGACGCGCGGACCTGGCACTCCCTCGGCGGCAGCGGACGGCCGCAGGACGCCCCGGCGTCCGAGCAGACGTTCCGGGCGAAGAAGCTGTACCTGCAAAGGGGGGCGAGCCCGTGGCCGCATTGCGGCCGTAGGCTTACCGGGTGA
- the rsmA gene encoding 16S rRNA (adenine(1518)-N(6)/adenine(1519)-N(6))-dimethyltransferase RsmA, with the protein MSTTEPDALLGPADIRDLAAKLGVRPTKQRGQNFVIDANTVRRIVRTAEVRPDDVVVEVGPGLGSLTLALLEAADRVVAVEIDDVLAAALPATVQARMPRRADRFSLVHSDAMLVTELPGPPPTALVANLPYNVAVPVLLTMLERFPTIERTLVMVQAEVADRLAARPGNKVYGVPSVKANWYAEVKRAGSIGRTVFWPAPNVDSGLVSLVRRTEPITTTASRAEVFAVVDAAFAQRRKTLRAALAGWAGSAPAAEAALVAAGISPKTRGEALTVEEFAAIAENKPAVDEPAADSSSGSRPGADEPAGNGNESTGSGE; encoded by the coding sequence GTGAGCACCACAGAGCCCGACGCCCTCCTGGGCCCCGCAGACATCCGCGACCTGGCCGCGAAACTGGGGGTACGCCCCACGAAGCAGCGCGGTCAGAACTTCGTCATCGACGCCAATACGGTCCGCAGGATCGTACGGACCGCGGAGGTCCGTCCGGACGACGTGGTGGTCGAGGTCGGACCCGGTCTGGGCTCGCTGACCCTGGCGCTGCTGGAGGCGGCGGACCGGGTCGTCGCCGTCGAGATCGACGATGTGCTGGCGGCGGCGCTGCCGGCCACGGTCCAGGCCCGGATGCCGCGCCGCGCCGACCGGTTCTCGCTGGTCCACTCCGACGCGATGCTGGTCACGGAGCTGCCGGGCCCGCCGCCCACCGCCCTGGTCGCCAACCTGCCGTACAACGTGGCCGTGCCGGTCCTGCTGACGATGCTGGAGCGGTTCCCGACCATCGAGCGGACCCTGGTCATGGTGCAGGCCGAGGTCGCCGACCGGCTGGCCGCCCGGCCGGGCAACAAGGTCTACGGCGTGCCGTCGGTGAAGGCCAACTGGTACGCGGAGGTCAAGCGGGCCGGGTCCATCGGCCGCACGGTGTTCTGGCCGGCCCCGAACGTCGACTCCGGTCTGGTGTCGCTGGTCCGGCGCACCGAGCCGATCACGACGACCGCGAGCCGGGCCGAGGTCTTCGCGGTCGTCGACGCGGCGTTCGCTCAGCGCCGCAAGACGCTTCGGGCCGCCCTGGCCGGCTGGGCGGGCTCCGCGCCGGCCGCAGAGGCGGCTCTGGTCGCGGCCGGGATCTCGCCGAAGACGCGGGGTGAAGCACTGACCGTCGAGGAGTTCGCGGCCATCGCCGAGAACAAGCCGGCGGTGGACGAGCCGGCGGCGGACTCGTCGAGCGGGAGCAGGCCTGGCGCGGACGAGCCCGCCGGGAACGGGAACGAGTCCACCGGGAGTGGCGAGTGA